TATGCGTTTTTTCGTCACTTGACGTTTTGAAATAACTGAATATTTTTCCATATATTTGCGTGATATTTACGCACCATTCTGCACAGAATTCGCCCCGACACTGCCTGTCATAGCAGCAAAACTCCCTTACGATGCGCTCTCACTGTTCATATTCGCAACAACGTTCATTCAAACAAACCAGCGTACTCTCATGAAAAAAATCCTCTTTCTGCTCGTTACGCTCTTCATTGCGACGAGTCAACTTTACGCGGCTGCGTTCGATGCAAGCCAGCTTCCGAAAAACAAGCAAACCATTGCCGGAAAATATCTTTCGGCACAGGAAGCTTACGAGATGGTCGTCAAAAATCCCGGAAAGCTGCTTTTCGTCGATGTGCGCACTCCTGCTGAAATCGTGTATGTCGGCATCGCCGATCAGGTCAGTCTGAACATTCCTTACGAGCTTGACGATTTCTCGACCTGGGATGGCAAGAAGAACCTCTACCGTCTGAACCTCAATCCCGCATTCACGCAGAAGGTCGCCGAAGCGCTCGCCGCCAAAGCTCTGGGAAAATCTGATCCGGTCATCCTGATGTGCCGTTCTGGCGGACGAAGCGCCTCGGCTGCCGACCTTTTGACCAACGCCGGGTACAGCAACGTCTATTCGGTCTATGACGGCTTCGAAGGTGATATGAGCAAGGAAGGACGCCGGGCGGTAAACGGCTGGAAAAACGCCAACCTGCCCTGGGGCTACAAGCTCGACCCTCAGAGGGCATACCTGCCGAAGTAAGATTTTACGCCGCTCGCCGGAGGCGTCGCGCTGACGATGCCTCCGGAAAGGGCTGACTGGATATTACTCCGTCCACAATAAATCGCTATCATTCCTAAAAAATGAAATTGGCCTAAAGCCCTGATTTATTATGTTTTATCCATAAACCCCGGGCTGAAGTCCGGGGCAATTGTTTGACAATTTTAATGGCCGGATTAATAACTATCATCGACCGCCATCCAGCAAAAACCGCTTGCGCAACAGCTCCTCGACCTCCTCCGGCCTGACGACGATCTCTTCGACCCGCCCTTCCGAAAAATTCCTGAAGCGCTCGCCGCTCAGTACCAGCTTGCCCGACGGATGCTGCAAGACGACGATCAGCCCTTGCGTGAAAATCGTATCGGGATGGGTCGCGTTGAGCCAGTTTGCCGGTTCGAAGTCCACCATCTCCTGCGGGCAGAGGTTGAACTCGTAGAGCCTCTTCCACTCGCCATCGATAAACGACTGCAACTGGTAATCGCGCTCCGACGCCATCGTCAGGCGGAAGGTGTCGAAATCCTGCCGCAACTCCCTGTCGAGCCAGCGGAGATCGATCGGCTCGCGAATGCCGAAACTCCCGAAGCCGAGGTCGCAGAGCCACTCCGCGCCATCGACGGCGGCGATGATCGCCACGTGGGTTTTCGGACGCCGGACGGCGTAGGTCATCGGACGCGCCGCCACCAGCCGGTACGGAATGCCGAGCGCTTCGAGCGCCATCGCGAAGAGGCCGTTCACCTCGTAGCAGTAGCCGCCACGCCGTCGCTCGACGATCTTGGCGTACATCGCTTCGGGCGCGAGCGATGGCACCCGGCCCGCCTGCACGTCGAGATTCTCGAACGGCACCGAACAGAGCTGGCAGCGCATCATGCGCTTCAGCGTCTCGAAACCGGGCGACGGATCGCCCTCGAAGCCGATGCGAGCGAGATATGATGGAAGATCGAAATTGGCGGCTTTCATCACTTATCCGAATTTTTTTAACAAAATACTGAATCTGAGAAATCTGCTGTCGTGCTGCGTCACTCCCGGTCATCGCCAGGCCACGCCGGTTCCGGCTTGTGCCGCCAGACCCAGGCGATAAAGTCGGTCATGGGCGGATCGACGCCGAGTTCGCGCAGCCGGGCGGCGACCTGCCCGCGATGGTAGGCGCTGTGCTGCGGCACCTGCACGAGCGCTTCGGCAAGCGTGTGCGCGGCGACCTCGAAGCCGAGCTTTGCGGTCGCCGTTTTCGACCACGGCAGCTCGACGACGCGCTCCAGCTCCGCCGGTGTCAGCGCTTCGAGAAAGCGCATCGATTCCTGATGGACGCCACGCGCGAACGCGCAGAGAGCGCGAAGATCGAGATCATCGGCCACGCGCGGATCGAGCGGACGGGCGAGCCACACGTCGAGAAAAATCCGCTGCACCGCGTACAAGTGCCGCAATCTGGCGAGGATGCAGTCATCCGCCGCCGCCACCGGATTGCCGGTGATCGTCGTCAAAACCAGCGCATCAGCCCAGGCCATGTGCCGGAACTGATCGATGAGCAGAGACAGGGCGTCCATAACGAGTCGGCTTGTCTATGAAAAATTCAGCTACTCAAAGTATCGAATTCAAAACACTTTTTTCGATACACCTGATTCCGGCCCGCTCTGCCTTGCAGAACACGCAGTCCGGCGGCCAGGCCGCGCAGAGTTCGAGGTATTTCCCGCTCACCATCGAGGCGATGAAGCGATGGCGCGACTGCCGGGTGACGATCCTTTCAGCCTCCGCCGCCGTGACGATCTCCGCCTTTTCGACACCCGCCATCGCTTCGGCAAGCTCGTCAAGAAACACCGTCTGCGTTACCGGCGACTCCGGATGCAGCGCCCGGCAAACCCGCTCGCCAACCGCAGCCATCTCCGCCTGCCGGATCAGTTCGACCGCCTGTTCCGACGTGATCCAAACGGGCCTGAACGCCACAATCTTCTCCCGGATACGCTCGAGCGCAGGATCGCCAATCGGGTACGTCGCCCTGTTGTCGAGAACCATCTCGGCCTTTCTGATCCCCTCGACAATCTTGCCGGTGCGATAATCGTCTGTGGTGGACATAGCCGTAAAACCTTGCGTTTACTGGTTCATTTCAATTCAAACAAACCGGCCAGATACCCGAAGCTCGAAGTCGTCGCGACCTTGTCGTGCGGAATCAGCAGGTATTTCCACGGTTTGCCGTTGTTCGATGTGGTGAATGCGGTGGCATGAGCGCAAAAGAGCAACGCGGCGGCGGCTTTTTCGCGGACTTCGGGAGCGTCGAGTTCGTTGGCGGCTTTCGTTTCAATCATGCAGATCGCCTCAGCGGTTTCGGCAATAAAATCGGGTTCGTACAGCTTTGTGTTGTTGCTCCAGTAGATTCTGAACTGGTTCAGCGCCGGACGCAGCCATTTGATGATTTCGTCATCGTGTTCGAGCACGAAAGCAAAATCTTTCTCGGCTTTGGAGTCGAACTTGTACTCGAAGTGGCAGGCTTTCGTGAATCCACGATAGACATATTTCGGAATCGCACTGACCGGACTTACCGGATCGCGATAATCACGATAGCCGTTTTCGGCAAGAGCCGAGAAGTTCCACGGTTCGATTCTGACGAACGGCAACACGTTGGGTTCACGGTATTCCGGCTCGCCCATCCGGAAGTGTGCCCGCATCTGGTCGCAGATCTTGAGCGCGATGATTTTCCGGTACTGACGAACCAGCCAGCGCAACTTCTCTTTGTCATCGAGGCCCTCTTCGAGTTTGACAAGAGCCTGTCCGGCCAGCTTGTGCAGCAGGTCGGCGTTGCTGTCGTAATCGACCTCGGTGCAGCAGTCGAGCACTTCCGAAACAAGCTGGTTCTTCGGACTGTCCGGTTCGCCTGCTCCCTGCCGGACGCCGACCATATCGACCTCGTCGTTCCGGAGGTTCCGCCGGATGATCTCTTCGTCCATGAGCCGGAACTCGAAGCCCCGCGCCACGTCGAGATCGAACTCCTCGAACCAGACCGGCACCTCGCCCTGCACGAGATCGATCCGGGGAATATCGATGGTGTGCTTCAGAAACCCGGCAACCGTCTCTTCATAAATCGCCGCCGCCTCTTCGAGAATCTCCCCGGCAAAGACGTTGAGCTGGCCCCGGCCAAGATCGCTTTCGACCTTTTCCATGACGAGCTGCCGGATTTCCGGTTTCAGGCTATCGGCGCTGCCGGTAACACCTTGAGTGGTGCTGATGACGGGCAGCGCCCTGATGATCGCTTTGCGCGCATCGAGCGTCCGCGTGGCATTCCGTTGCTCTTCGACGTTCTGCATGGCGGCGATCTTCCGCTCCTCCTCCTGCACCTCGGCTTCGATGCGCGTGACGGAGGTAACGGGAACCGTTCGCGTCGCGAGATCATCGTTTGACAGCTCGATAACGCTGAACTTGTTGAGCACCGAATCGGGATTTTTCGCCGCTTCGATCACCTTGTCGAAGTTGTCGTGCGCGATGACCGTCAGCGTATCGACCTTTTTTTCGCCGGTACGCTCGCCGTTGTAGGGCAGGCGAAGCCCGCGCCCGATAGTCTGCTCGATCAGCACGGCGGCATTGGCCGCGCGCAGCGGCACGATGGTGTAGAGGTTGCGCACGTCCCACCCCTCCTTGAGCATGTTCACATGAACGACGATTTCGATGCCGTTGTCGCTCTCTTCCAGCTCGACGAACTGCCGCTCCACTTCGTCGTCCCTGCGGGTCGAGGAGTCGATCTGAAGCACCTTGTCGCTGAACTCGCCGTTGAAAAAGGCCGCCGACCGGAGGTACTCCGCCGTCTCCTGCGCATGGGCAATGTCGCGGCAGACCACGAGAATGAAGGGCTTGACCGCTTCGACGCCGTTGGTGCGGGCGTAAACTTCGATGGCGGTTTTGGTGTCCCAGTGGAGATTGACGGCGTCTTCGAGCTTGATGATCTCGATCTCTTTGTCGGAAAGTCCTTTGGGCTGGAAATTCCTGCGTGTGGCCACGGCGGGTTCCTTGACATAGCGCCCGTCCGACAGCGCTTTGGCCAGCGTGTATTCATAGACGACGTTCCGGAACGGGTTACCTTTTTCGTCGGTCGGCGTGGCGGTGAGTTCGAGGCCGAGCACCGGGTTCAGCTCGTTGATGGCGTTGCGCGAGGCGTCGGCATGGTAGCGGTGCGCCTCGTCCATGAGAATGACCAGATCGTCGAGACCGGAGAGGTACTCCCAGTAGGATTGGCCGAGGTATTCCGAGAGCCGTTTCATCCTCGGCAACTGCCCCTTCTCCTTGCCCCTCGTGGCGCTGGCGGCGTCGCGGTTGAACTTGGAGATGTTGAAGATGTTGATGCGGATTTCCTCTTCGCCGAACAGCGCCCCCTGCTGGGCGTAGTTGTCGCCGGTGATGATGACCGGGCGGTTGTGCACGAACTCCGAAATGCCGTTGAAGACGTACTTGGCGTAGTTGGGATTGCCGAAATCTTCGATCAGCTTTTCGTAGATGGTGAGGTTCGGCGCGAGCACGAAGAAGTTGCGGATGCCTTTGCGCAGATAGAGATACGCGATGCAGGCCCCCATGAGCCGCGTCTTGCCGACGCCGGTGGCGATGGAGAAGCAGAGCGAGGGAAAGGCCCGCTCGAAGTCGGTGCAGGTGGCGTAGCGTTCTGAAACCACTTCCAGCGCATCCGCCAGATTGGCCTCCTTTTGCAGCGGCAGCAGGTCGGCAAGTTCGGCCACGATGTCGAGCGCTTCCCGGAGCGGCTGGCGCAGCGAGAGGCGCTGCTTGATGTATGAAGCCTTCTGGTTCATGGGGGTATCAGTCGAAAAGATTGGTTTGCACGGATCGCGCCGGAGCGTCGTTTTCAGGGAGTTCGTCCGGCTCATCGGCGAGTTCATCGGGCGATTCTTCAACCGGAACCTGCACGATGTTCAGGCTGTAATCTTCGCGGCCAAACTCGCAGCGCCCGAGCAGCATGTGGGGGATTTTTTTGATGGAGATGTTGGCGTGGCGGTTCCGGCACTCACGCTGAAACGCCTTGCAGGCGATGAGCAGGCTCTCTTCGGGCTGCATTTCATCGTGGATTCCGTCGAGCATTTCGGCGGTGAGAAAGGCGGTCGTGGTGAAGAGGAAATCCTTTTCGCTGCTCCGCGCCTGCTTCCAGTAAACCAGCTCGTCCGGCTGATAGCGGAACCCCTCTTGCTTGGCCATTGCGGCGGCAAGCATGTCGGGGTTGTACTCCTTGCTGATGATCCAGTTGCCGTACTTGTCGCGATTGAGCAGCGACGGCGCGAGGGTGAAGTACCGGAACCCGCCGCCACCCTGCCAGCCGACCGCCTTGCTGATGCCGCCCTGATCCGAGCCGTCAACCACCTTTTTCAACCGCGGCTGGCAATGCGTCCTGGCATGGTCGCCAAGCTCGATCCCGATATACCGCCGCCCCATCTTCTGCGCCACAGCAGCAGTCGTGCCGGAACCGAGGAAAGAGTCAAGGACAAGGTCGTTCTGATTGGTAGATAAAGTGATAATTCTATGAAGAAGCCTTTCTGGCTTTGGAGTAGCAAACGCGGTATCTGCGCCAAACAAATCATTTATTTCTTTTTTTGCTTCCTGATTGTGTCCAACCTCGGCATTACTCCACCAAGACCATGCTCTAACGCCTTCATGTTCGCTTAAAAAATTCTTGGTTCGAGGTCTTGATTTACCGTCTTTTCCAAACCACACGCGATTATCACCTACCAGCCTCAGAAACTCACTTTCTATATTTGCCCAGCAACGTCCTGGCGGGGGTTCGTATTCGACTCCTGCCGAAGTCGTAAGTTTATACATTTGATTCGGTCGCCAACCTTGCGCTGTAAAGTCTGTAGAAGTCCAAGGGCCGCGCGGGTCATTATCTGGATTCTTGAATTGTGCTGATTGGGAAGCGTTAAGTGGTACTCGATTTAATGCAAACTTAGGGCTGCTTTTCGAGTAAAGCAATACATGGTCGTGGGCGTCTCCGATATATAGTCTTGCATCTGGTGATGTCCTTTTTTGCCAAATAACATTCGCGACAAAATTCCTCCTTCCGAAAATCTCATCCATCACAACCTTCAGATAATGCGCCTCATTATCGTCAATCGTCACCCAGATCGAACCATCCTCTGAAAGCAGCTCCCGCAAAATCCTCAATCGTGGAACCATCAGATTCAACCACTGGCTGTGCTCCAGCCCGTCGTCGTAATGCTCGAACGCGCTGCCGGTGTTGTACGGCGGATCGATGAAAATGCACTTGACCTTCCCGGCGAAATCCTGTTCGAGCGCTTTGAGGGCGAGCAGGTTGTCGCCCTGAATCAGCATGTTGCCGGTCGTGGGATCGCCGTAGCTGAGTTCCGGCTGCTCGATGAGAATCCTCGGTTCGAGCTTCGGCTCCTCGCCCTTGCCAATCCAGGTCAGTTCGAGCTTCTGTTTCTGCTGCGGTTTCATTCCTGCTCTCCGCTGTTCAATTCAATCTTTTTGAAAAATCCAAAAGTATGCCCAACGCTGTCGTGAATCACGCCGAGCTTCGCCATCCGCCCGGCAACAATGGCCGGATGCGTACCAATCTCCGCGGCGAACCGCTCGAAATCCTCCTTGACGAACAGAGGAGTTTCAAGCATCCGCCGCTCATCCTTCCTGCTGACAAGATAATCGGCAGCCCAAGCGTCGGCCTCATCCTCCTTCTTTTTGCCGTCACACGAATAGTCCGTTCCCTCGATAAACACATCCCTCTTGTTGTGCTTCAGAATATGGGCGGCTTCATGGAAAAAGGTGAACCAGAAAATATCGTTGCGGTTGAAACGGCCGGAAAGCTGAATCAGCGGCGTGCCGTTCAACCAGCGGGTCGAGCCGTTCAGCGGCGCTTTTTGCAGGCAGGGCGTGAACACCACCTTGACCCCGGCCCGGAGGCAACGCTCCTGCAACCCGGCAAGAAAACCCTCATTCATCACCACAAGTGTCGATTTTATATCGAGCAACGCCTCCTCGAACGCCTTTTTATCGTACGCCGCCGCTTGCAGCGACTCCGCCTGCCGCTCCCCCTGCCGGAGCCACGCAGCCATCGCGTAGGGATCCTTGCTGCACTTCTCGCTCATGCGATACGCCGTGGCGTACAACTGCCTGTGGCAGACGCGCTCATATACCTCTGGAGAAGCCACATTGAAAAAAGCGAGCAACGCCTGCGCTGTACTGACGACTCCATCCTCGAAACTGATCCAGCCAAGCTTCTTCATGGCTGCGAGCGGGAACTGTTTGGCCCACGCCTCCTTTTCCAGCAGCGCTTCCGCCGCATCGACCTCAGCGAGCCGCAAACGGTAGCTCCGTTCGAGGTTCATCCAGAAATCGGCAGGAATGCCGACAACCCGTTCGAGCTGGATCGCCGTTTCTGAGGTAATTTCGGACTTGCCTTTTATGATTTCGTTGATCGTTTTTTTCGGCCTGCCCATGCGGGCAGCCAGTTCGGCCTGGCTCATGCCGGTGTATTCAAGCTGCTCGGCAAGCGTATCACCGGGGCATGAAATGACTTCACGCGCAATGGCGATATCCTCTTTCGTTCGGTAAACATTCTTCATGGTTGGTGCAGTATCAATGGTAATCGACAGCGATTTCAGTAATAACGATGGCGGTTACCAGCTTCCAGTCAAGTCCGCCATCCGCCTTTTCAGGAAGCGGGTCATGATCGGGTTCAAAAACAATTCGATGATTCGGGGAGATATCTACAGCAAGTTTACCGGCCCTGTCAACATGAAGCTCATGGCAACGAAGTCCGTTCAGATGGATGAGCTTTTCAAGATTCGATGCAGCCGAAAACTGCTGAAGCCGGATATCCACTTTTTTGGCCATCTTGCCATAGTGCCGCTGCATCGCCTTCGGGCACTCGACACTTTTCTCCAGCTTTTTGGTGTGGTAACGAATGTTCATCGGCAATGTAACATATCGAAGAGAGAAAATCTATTATTCGTTAACCTTTTGGGTTAATTAAAATCAGAAGATCAGTAAAAGGCACCTCTTCACTCAACGGAAGAAATGAGGTAAGCATCGACCTGACTGGGTTTCTGATGGACTTTCGTAACACGAAACGGTGACAAGCTGCGAGAAACCGGATCGAAATCGTTTGAGCGCCGCTTCCCGGTTATTACTCCGATAACAAAAGATCGCAATCTCCGCCATTGAAAGATATTGGGCTAAAGCCCTGATTTGTTTTGGTTTATCCACATACCCCGGACTGAAGTCCGGGGCAATTGTTTAAGATTTTAATGGCTGGAGCAATAAATTTATATTCAAAAAAACACACGAAAAAATAACGTAACAAATAAATACCGCACTCAAAACAGCCTGCCGATATGTGAGCAAAGCAACGAGGTTCCCGCCCTGACAAATCATCCTTCGAGTTCATATATTTCATTGGATAAACTCGATAATAACCTGCGCCATCATGACATCGCTTCCGAAAACCACTCCTCTCCACCTCGCCACCGTCGGCGATCCGGCGTTGCCGAAGATCGTGTTTCTGCACGGCTTCCTCGGATCGGGAAGCGACTGGCTTCCGTTCGCCCGCAAGCTTGAGGAGCGCTTTTGCAGCATCCTCGTCGATCTGCCGGGGCATGGCGAAGCGGCGATTCCGGCGGACGGAGAGGCGGACGGATTTTTCATGCGCACGGTCGATGCGCTGGCGGGCGAAGTTCGGCGACTGAGCGCCGGGCCGTGCGTGCTGGTCGGCTATTCGATGGGCGGGCGGATCGGGAAAAATGTATCAACTTTTCGGGGATGAAATGGATCGGTTGATTGAAGAAATAAACGAGGAGTTAGTGGCATGAGGCTTTTGGGAATCCCCCTCGGTCCCCCTTTTTCAAAGGGGAAGGGTGCAGGAGTGGCTATACTCCCCCCGTCCAAAAAGGAGGAGGGTAGAGGATAGAGGCTGCATCCCCCCTCAGAAAGGGGGGCAGGGAGGATTTTCGACAATATGCCAATGTTGAATCCCCCCCCTTTGAAAAAGGGGGGCAAGGGGGGATTAAAAGGGATCGAGGGGAATTCAGCGAAAAGGATGGAAGCTGAACGAAAATGCAAAAACGATGGAAGCGTACAACAAAAAACTCAAAGAGCCATCACGAAGATTGCGCTGCGAAATGACCGATGCAGAGCAGCATCTATGGGGGCGTCTGCGTCGAAAGCAGATACATGGCGTGCAGTTCAACAGACAGAAACCGATTCTTGACTACATTGTCGATTTCTACTGCGCAAAAGCAAAGCTGGTGATTGAACTGGACGGCAGTCAACATTATGAATCCGAACATCGAGAGAAAGACCGGGTTCGGGATGAGACATTGGCGGAGTTGGGGTTGCTTGTGCTGCGTTACGACAACCGGCAAGCACTGTTGGAGACTGAGGCGGTGCTTGAGGATATTTATGCGAAAGTGGAAGAACGTTTAGGAATCCCCCTGGCCCCCCTTTTTCTAAGGGGGAGGCGTGTAGCCCCTCCTTTTTTCCAAGGGGGAGGCGTGTAGCCCCTCCTTACCCTCCCCCTTTGAAAAAGGGGGATCGAGGGGGATTAAAAAATGGAGCATTTCCAAGTTGACAATGAGTCTGTAATCCCGCTGCCCCCTTTTTTTAAGGTGGAATGCCGCAAGCCAAGGGACAAGCGCCCAGTCAACAGGCAGAGCCAAAACGGATAGCCAACAATACAACACAGACGCACCATCATGTCGCCTGCTTCACACATGATCCCCCTCCACCTCGCCACCGTCGGCGACCCGGCGTTGCCGAAGATCGTGTTTCTGCACGGCTTCCTCGGATCGGGAAGCGACTGGCTTCCGTTCGCCCGCAAGCTTGAGGAGCGCTTTTGCAGCATCCTCGTCGATCTGCCGGGGCATGGCGAAGCGGCGATTCCGGCGGACGGAGAGGCGGACGGATTTTTCATGCGGACGGTCGAGACGCTGGCGGGCGAGATTCGGCGGTTGAGCGCCGGGCCGTGCGTGCTGGTCGGCTATTCGATGGGCGGGCGGATCGGGCTGGCGCTGGCGTTGCGGCACCCGGAGCTGTTCTCGAAAGCGGTGATCGTCTCCTCGTCACCGGGATTGCGGACGGAGGAGGAGCGGGTGGCGCGGCGCAAGAGCGACGAGGGCGTCGCCCGCAAGATCGAGCGGAATTTCGAGGGGTTCATCGAATTCTGGTACAGCCAGCCGCTCTTCGCGACGCTGAAAAGCCATACTCTCTTCCGCGAGGTCGAGGCGCAACGCAAGCAGGGAGCGCCGCAAAATCTCGCCCGCGCGCTGCGTCTGCTCGGTACGGGCAACCAGCCGTCATTCTGGAACGAACTGCCCGGCAACCGCCTGCCGATGCTCTTCTGCGTCGGCGAAAAGGATGCGAAATACGTAGAGGTCGGGCGTCACATTGCGGAGCTGTGCCCCGAATCGCGCCTCGAATTCTTCGCCGGATGCGGCCACACGCTGCACATCGAGGAGCCGGAACGGTTTCTGGCGAGCGTGGAGCGGTTTGTGGATCAGTGGTAATCGTCTTCACGCTGATGCCGGACGGCAAGCACGGTAACGCTCTGTTGGCCGTCGATCTCGAACAGCATGACATAGCCCGATTGGCCGAACGGAATGAGCAGCTCGCGAAGAAATGGATTGTCCGCAACTGCTTTCCGGCAACTGAACGGGAAGTCGCGCAACAGGTCAATCGCCTTTCTCAGTGCGGTCAGAGCCTGTTCGGCTGCGAGCATATCTTCTTGCAGAAGAAAGGAGTAGAGGCGAAGAAGGTCATCTTCGGCTTCAGGGGTAAAGCGAACGTTGAAGCTCATGAGCGCTGTTCTTTCACCTCGTTCAGCATCAGCTCCAGCCTGTCGAGAACCGCCCCGGCATCAACATACTCACCAGTCTGACGGGCGTGATCCCGCGAAGCGAGGCCGCGAGCGATAAACTCCTTCTGGCTAAGCCGCCGCTCGATGTTCGCCCTGAGCGAAGCCTCGATGAATGCGGAGAGCGTTTCGCCTTCACGTAAAACCTCTTCCGCCGCTTTGCGAAGCTCCGGCTCGACCCGCAGCGATGGTAACGATGCGCTTTTCATGACAGTCGTGGTTTGATAGTATTGCGTTGCATTTGCAATGCAAATTAGCGATTCAGCGGCGAACATGCAATCGCCAGTTGGCGCACGTCATGCGCATCATCCACTTTCTATGCTGAATCGGAGGGCGGACACACAGCTCCGCGCCTACGGAAGATTACTCCAAACATTCCTCCCTTCCCTGCAACTTCATCCAATCGTCCGGGTTTTGTTGTTGTTCTGGTCGAGGGTGCTGAGGTGTGGAATGCAGAAGCCGGAGGTGGTGTTTTCGAGCTGCCGGATGAGCCTGCGGGCGCTCTCGCCGTCGAGCGTGAAGTGCCGGTTTCCGGGCGAAACGATGCCCCAGGTCGCGTAGTAGGGAATAGTGCGGTGCTGTACCAGCTTTTCATACAACGTTCTGAGCGTCTCCGCGTCGTCGTTGAGGCCCCTGAGAATCGGCCCCTGCTGAAGCAGCACGATTCCGGCGTCGGAGAGACGGTCGAGTACGCTGCACGTTTCGTCGTTCAGCTCTCTCGGGTGAATGAAGGAGGTGATCAGGATGAGCGGTT
This genomic window from Chlorobaculum limnaeum contains:
- a CDS encoding rhodanese-like domain-containing protein; translation: MKKILFLLVTLFIATSQLYAAAFDASQLPKNKQTIAGKYLSAQEAYEMVVKNPGKLLFVDVRTPAEIVYVGIADQVSLNIPYELDDFSTWDGKKNLYRLNLNPAFTQKVAEALAAKALGKSDPVILMCRSGGRSASAADLLTNAGYSNVYSVYDGFEGDMSKEGRRAVNGWKNANLPWGYKLDPQRAYLPK
- a CDS encoding arylamine N-acetyltransferase family protein, encoding MKAANFDLPSYLARIGFEGDPSPGFETLKRMMRCQLCSVPFENLDVQAGRVPSLAPEAMYAKIVERRRGGYCYEVNGLFAMALEALGIPYRLVAARPMTYAVRRPKTHVAIIAAVDGAEWLCDLGFGSFGIREPIDLRWLDRELRQDFDTFRLTMASERDYQLQSFIDGEWKRLYEFNLCPQEMVDFEPANWLNATHPDTIFTQGLIVVLQHPSGKLVLSGERFRNFSEGRVEEIVVRPEEVEELLRKRFLLDGGR
- a CDS encoding DinB family protein; translation: MDALSLLIDQFRHMAWADALVLTTITGNPVAAADDCILARLRHLYAVQRIFLDVWLARPLDPRVADDLDLRALCAFARGVHQESMRFLEALTPAELERVVELPWSKTATAKLGFEVAAHTLAEALVQVPQHSAYHRGQVAARLRELGVDPPMTDFIAWVWRHKPEPAWPGDDRE
- a CDS encoding DEAD/DEAH box helicase, which codes for MSRTNSLKTTLRRDPCKPIFSTDTPMNQKASYIKQRLSLRQPLREALDIVAELADLLPLQKEANLADALEVVSERYATCTDFERAFPSLCFSIATGVGKTRLMGACIAYLYLRKGIRNFFVLAPNLTIYEKLIEDFGNPNYAKYVFNGISEFVHNRPVIITGDNYAQQGALFGEEEIRINIFNISKFNRDAASATRGKEKGQLPRMKRLSEYLGQSYWEYLSGLDDLVILMDEAHRYHADASRNAINELNPVLGLELTATPTDEKGNPFRNVVYEYTLAKALSDGRYVKEPAVATRRNFQPKGLSDKEIEIIKLEDAVNLHWDTKTAIEVYARTNGVEAVKPFILVVCRDIAHAQETAEYLRSAAFFNGEFSDKVLQIDSSTRRDDEVERQFVELEESDNGIEIVVHVNMLKEGWDVRNLYTIVPLRAANAAVLIEQTIGRGLRLPYNGERTGEKKVDTLTVIAHDNFDKVIEAAKNPDSVLNKFSVIELSNDDLATRTVPVTSVTRIEAEVQEEERKIAAMQNVEEQRNATRTLDARKAIIRALPVISTTQGVTGSADSLKPEIRQLVMEKVESDLGRGQLNVFAGEILEEAAAIYEETVAGFLKHTIDIPRIDLVQGEVPVWFEEFDLDVARGFEFRLMDEEIIRRNLRNDEVDMVGVRQGAGEPDSPKNQLVSEVLDCCTEVDYDSNADLLHKLAGQALVKLEEGLDDKEKLRWLVRQYRKIIALKICDQMRAHFRMGEPEYREPNVLPFVRIEPWNFSALAENGYRDYRDPVSPVSAIPKYVYRGFTKACHFEYKFDSKAEKDFAFVLEHDDEIIKWLRPALNQFRIYWSNNTKLYEPDFIAETAEAICMIETKAANELDAPEVREKAAAALLFCAHATAFTTSNNGKPWKYLLIPHDKVATTSSFGYLAGLFELK
- a CDS encoding site-specific DNA-methyltransferase, which translates into the protein MKPQQKQKLELTWIGKGEEPKLEPRILIEQPELSYGDPTTGNMLIQGDNLLALKALEQDFAGKVKCIFIDPPYNTGSAFEHYDDGLEHSQWLNLMVPRLRILRELLSEDGSIWVTIDDNEAHYLKVVMDEIFGRRNFVANVIWQKRTSPDARLYIGDAHDHVLLYSKSSPKFALNRVPLNASQSAQFKNPDNDPRGPWTSTDFTAQGWRPNQMYKLTTSAGVEYEPPPGRCWANIESEFLRLVGDNRVWFGKDGKSRPRTKNFLSEHEGVRAWSWWSNAEVGHNQEAKKEINDLFGADTAFATPKPERLLHRIITLSTNQNDLVLDSFLGSGTTAAVAQKMGRRYIGIELGDHARTHCQPRLKKVVDGSDQGGISKAVGWQGGGGFRYFTLAPSLLNRDKYGNWIISKEYNPDMLAAAMAKQEGFRYQPDELVYWKQARSSEKDFLFTTTAFLTAEMLDGIHDEMQPEESLLIACKAFQRECRNRHANISIKKIPHMLLGRCEFGREDYSLNIVQVPVEESPDELADEPDELPENDAPARSVQTNLFD
- a CDS encoding HigA family addiction module antitoxin translates to MKNVYRTKEDIAIAREVISCPGDTLAEQLEYTGMSQAELAARMGRPKKTINEIIKGKSEITSETAIQLERVVGIPADFWMNLERSYRLRLAEVDAAEALLEKEAWAKQFPLAAMKKLGWISFEDGVVSTAQALLAFFNVASPEVYERVCHRQLYATAYRMSEKCSKDPYAMAAWLRQGERQAESLQAAAYDKKAFEEALLDIKSTLVVMNEGFLAGLQERCLRAGVKVVFTPCLQKAPLNGSTRWLNGTPLIQLSGRFNRNDIFWFTFFHEAAHILKHNKRDVFIEGTDYSCDGKKKEDEADAWAADYLVSRKDERRMLETPLFVKEDFERFAAEIGTHPAIVAGRMAKLGVIHDSVGHTFGFFKKIELNSGEQE
- a CDS encoding killer suppression protein HigA, with product MNIRYHTKKLEKSVECPKAMQRHYGKMAKKVDIRLQQFSAASNLEKLIHLNGLRCHELHVDRAGKLAVDISPNHRIVFEPDHDPLPEKADGGLDWKLVTAIVITEIAVDYH
- a CDS encoding alpha/beta fold hydrolase, with the protein product MTSLPKTTPLHLATVGDPALPKIVFLHGFLGSGSDWLPFARKLEERFCSILVDLPGHGEAAIPADGEADGFFMRTVDALAGEVRRLSAGPCVLVGYSMGGRIGKNVSTFRG
- a CDS encoding endonuclease domain-containing protein, encoding MEAYNKKLKEPSRRLRCEMTDAEQHLWGRLRRKQIHGVQFNRQKPILDYIVDFYCAKAKLVIELDGSQHYESEHREKDRVRDETLAELGLLVLRYDNRQALLETEAVLEDIYAKVEERLGIPLAPLFLRGRRVAPPFFQGGGV